From Microbacterium sp. LWH7-1.2:
GACGGATGCCTGCACGGCGGTCGGCGCGACCTCCCTGGGTTCCTTCAGCTCGACGTTCACGGAGATCGTCGGCGAGACCCCGAGCTCGTACCGTTCGCGCCCGCACGACGCCGCCGAGGCGATGCCGCTGTGCGTCGCGAAGATCCTCACACGCCCGACGCGATACGCCTGATCCGCAACCGAGCAGGATCGGAGAAGCGCGCGGGGCGGGGTCGCCGTAGCGTGGCAGCCATGACGAACATCGCCCTGGCGTACAGCCCCATCACCGTCGACGACGTCGACGCCGCCATCCCCTTCTACCGCGACGGACTCGGCCTCGAGGTCGTGAACGACGTCGCGTACGACGGTCACCGCTGGGTGAGCTTCGGATTCCCCGGCCAGCCCGGCCTCTCGCTCGTCGTGTCGGACCCGACCGCGGGCCGCTCGCCGGAGGACGGCGAC
This genomic window contains:
- a CDS encoding VOC family protein codes for the protein MTNIALAYSPITVDDVDAAIPFYRDGLGLEVVNDVAYDGHRWVSFGFPGQPGLSLVVSDPTAGRSPEDGDALQRLVVKGSGPGPYVFTTSDLDATFEKLREFGAEVLQEPKEQGWGPRDAAFRDPAGNHIRINQV